In Nocardioides nitrophenolicus, the genomic window GGCTCGGTCAGCACCATGGTCGCGCCCCACAGCCGCTCCACCATGATCTCGGCGATGCGGACGTCGCGGGCGACGCCGTTGGCGTTCTTGAAGACGACCGAGCCCATCGACGGGCCGGTGCAGTACATCCAGATCGGCGCGTGCGAGCCGAGGACCATCTCGCCCGACGCCCACACCAGCGACGGCGGCGCGGTCGTGCCGCCGATCTCCTCGGGCAGGCCCAGGCCCCAGAAGCCGGACTCCATCCAGGTGTCGTACGACTTCTTGAAGGACGCGGGGACGGGCGCGGTGTTCGTCTTGGGGTCGAACACCGGCGGGTTGCGGTCGGAGTCGACGTACGACGCCGCCAGGTCCTCGCGGGCGATGCGCTCGACCTCGGAGAGGATCTCGCGCGCGGTGTCGGCGTCCATCTCCTCGTAGAGGCCGGTGCCGAGGTAGTCCTGCACGTTGAACAGCTCGAAGAGGTTGAACTCGATGTCGCGCAGGTTGCTCTTGTAGTGGCTCACAGTTCCCACCGTTTCCAGTTCCAGGGATTCGCGGAGTGGCTTCACCGTGGGCCATGGGTTGTCATGAGCCCGGCTACTCACCAGTAACTTCATGATACGGGGGGTGCTAGCAGCGGGCAAGCAGTGGGGTGGCGGCATCCATCACACCCGCGCCGCCCCCGCCGTCCCGCCGGACTCCGGCACCAACCACGCCTAGGTCGACTGAATCGATCGAGCAATCTGACAGACTGTCCCCATGCGCGTCTCCGCCAAGTCCGACTACGCACTGCGGGCCCTGATCGCCATGGCGAGCAGGTCCGACGGGCGAGCCGTGAGCGCGGAGGAGCTCGGACGCCTCCAGGACATCCCCCACGGCTTCCTCCAGGCGATCCTCGCCGACCTGCGCCGCGCCGGCATCGTGATGTCCCAGCGCGGCCAGTCCGGCGGCTGGCGGATGGCCCGCGAGGCCACCTCCGTCTCCGTCGCCGACGTCATCCGCGCCGTCGACGGCCCGCTCGTGTCCGTCTACGGGCTCCGGCCCGAGGCGGTCAACTACAACGACGCCGCCGAGGTCCTCCAGCACGTCTGGATCGCCGCCCGCCGCGCGCTGCGCGAGGTGTTCGAGGACGTGTCGATCCAGCAGCTCGCCGACGGACAGCTCCCCGACGCGGTCACGAGTCGCACGGCGGACGACGACGCCTGGGCGCCGCATTAGTTTGGCCGTCGCTTCGCTCCGGCATGTCGCGCGCGCTTTGGCGCGTTGCCTTCCCTCGCTGCGCTCGCTCGTTCCTCGCTCGCTCCGCTCAGTCCAGGCAACGCGGCGCGCGCGACGGGGCTCGGCTGAACGGCATTCGCGCGCGAGCGTCATCCAGCCGACCCATGCCGCCGAGCGGGGTTTCCGTCGGGCGCGCCGCGTTGCCTGGACGAAGCGCAGCGAGCGCCAGCGAGCGGAGCGGAGGAAGGCAACGCGCAAAAGCGCGCCCGACATGCGAGCGCAGCGAGCCAAACCAACACCGACCCTCACGCGGCGCTGTTCAACCTCCGCTTGAGCTTGCGCCGCTTCCGGTCCAGCTCCTCCAGCCGCACCTCCAGCGACGCATTGCGCCGGGCCAGCCGCTCCACCTCCCGCAGCGCCTCGGGCAGCGTCTGCAGTGTGGCGGAGGCGCTGGGGACCGCGCCGAGGCCGAGGGACGCCGTACCGAACCCGACGAGCTTGCCGAAGGCCTTCCAGACCTCGGCGGGCTCCAGGCCGTCGGTCTCGAGGACGTGGAGGCGCTCGGGCTTGCGGCAGGCGGCCTGCCACTGCGTGAGGGCGGCGGTCTCGTCGTCGAGCCCCGTGGTGAGGACGACGTGCACCTGGCAGCCGGCGAGGGCGTCGACGAGGAGCGCGACCTGGTCGGCGGTGGCGCTCGCGAGCAGGGACTGGCTGAACACCAGGTCGCAGCGGGTCTTGCGGGCGCGGCGGACCAGGCGGGTCCACTGGCCTTCGACGTCGGCGCGCTTGAGCCCCCAGTCCTTGTGGGAGCGGGTCATCTCGACGGCGGCGCGGAAGCTCTCCGCGCTGGTGTGAGCGAGGGAGGCGACGCCGAGCTCGACGAGCGCCGCGTGGTGGTGGGCGAGGGCGGGCTCGACGATGTCGCCGGCGCCCGGCATGCCGACGTGGATCCAGGCCTTCTGCTTCTTCGCCATGCTCGCACCGTGGCAGGTCGCGGTGAGCGCTCCGTGAACCCGTGGTGACGCGCAGCCGTCGGGACGAAAGGGTAGAACACGTTCTAGATCGGCCCTACGATGACCGCATGATCTCCTCCGACGCGATCGTCTGGAACGCCCCGAACGACCCTCACCCGGCCCGCGCCGCCTCCCAGCGGTCGTACTCCGCCGTGGCCAAGGGAG contains:
- a CDS encoding RrF2 family transcriptional regulator is translated as MRVSAKSDYALRALIAMASRSDGRAVSAEELGRLQDIPHGFLQAILADLRRAGIVMSQRGQSGGWRMAREATSVSVADVIRAVDGPLVSVYGLRPEAVNYNDAAEVLQHVWIAARRALREVFEDVSIQQLADGQLPDAVTSRTADDDAWAPH